One region of Mycobacterium riyadhense genomic DNA includes:
- a CDS encoding SDR family oxidoreductase: MIGITVLTGADGYVGHKIAADLLEHTDDRLVLVVRASGKDELAAKRARLERLLGPVLDRRTTIVPADLREADPLADLDTKGVTAVVHAAAVIRFNVERDLAQRTNVDGTARVCEFASRCPDLGRLAVISTLYAAGKHQGRIAEAPLGDAGFVNHYEWSKWAAEQHALAACADLPLSVLRLPTIIADDLSGTVSQYNAFHNTVKLFFYGLLSVVPGAKDTPVSVVTGSFVAAAITALLDPCKPGGVFNVCPEHKNNATVGELVDTAYTVLERDEGFRRRRILRPLYCDPESFKDLVETAEVLRKGPVKESLDSVASFGEQLFLSKEFATDALYAVWPEPVIEDPLALVESTVSHLVATRWGRNSQI, translated from the coding sequence ATGATCGGTATAACCGTCCTCACCGGTGCCGACGGCTACGTGGGGCACAAGATCGCCGCCGACCTGCTCGAGCACACAGACGACCGACTCGTCCTGGTGGTACGCGCGAGCGGTAAAGACGAGCTGGCCGCCAAACGGGCCAGACTTGAGCGGCTCCTCGGTCCGGTACTGGATCGCCGTACCACGATCGTGCCGGCGGACCTGCGGGAGGCAGACCCACTTGCCGACCTGGACACCAAGGGGGTGACGGCGGTGGTGCATGCCGCCGCGGTCATCCGATTCAACGTTGAACGGGACCTGGCCCAACGGACGAATGTCGATGGCACCGCCCGCGTCTGCGAGTTCGCGTCGCGCTGCCCCGACCTAGGACGTCTTGCCGTCATCTCCACCCTCTACGCGGCGGGAAAGCATCAGGGCAGGATCGCCGAGGCGCCACTTGGCGACGCCGGGTTCGTCAACCACTACGAATGGTCGAAGTGGGCCGCCGAACAACATGCTTTGGCCGCCTGCGCCGATCTGCCCCTGTCGGTGCTGCGACTGCCCACGATCATCGCGGACGACCTGTCCGGCACCGTCAGCCAGTACAACGCTTTTCACAACACGGTGAAGCTCTTCTTCTATGGACTGCTCTCCGTCGTGCCGGGGGCCAAGGACACCCCGGTCAGCGTCGTCACGGGCTCGTTCGTCGCAGCCGCGATCACCGCTCTTCTCGATCCGTGCAAGCCCGGCGGTGTGTTCAACGTGTGCCCCGAACACAAAAACAACGCGACGGTCGGCGAGCTGGTCGACACCGCGTACACCGTGTTGGAGCGCGACGAGGGATTCCGTCGGCGCAGGATCCTCCGGCCTCTGTACTGCGACCCGGAAAGCTTCAAGGACCTCGTTGAGACCGCAGAGGTGCTACGCAAGGGTCCGGTCAAGGAGTCGCTTGATTCGGTGGCTTCCTTCGGCGAGCAGCTCTTCTTATCAAAGGAATTCGCCACCGACGCGCTGTATGCGGTGTGGCCGGAACCCGTGATCGAGGATCCCCTCGCTCTCGTTGAATCGACCGTTTCCCATCTCGTCGCCACCCGCTGGGGACGAAATTCTCAAATCTAA
- a CDS encoding ferritin-like domain-containing protein, whose protein sequence is MSLSENDLWLLSYYRHSEINAAQFFARVARFVRGPLLLDVTHHFADEANHANFWTKCIDELGELPLKTQRAYQDQYIDAIGLPANVMEVMAITQVLEKRVIGQYRQHVRLPGIHPAVKQTIEKIMLDERWHIQYVREALKAMEDKYGAEEIELTLKRHTAADQEVYAKTLDEYSERIAELTATYHAAAEAQAR, encoded by the coding sequence ATGAGCCTTTCCGAAAACGACCTGTGGCTGCTCAGCTACTACCGCCACTCAGAGATCAATGCGGCCCAATTTTTCGCCCGGGTGGCGCGGTTCGTCCGCGGGCCGCTCCTGCTCGACGTGACACACCACTTCGCCGACGAGGCCAACCACGCCAACTTCTGGACGAAGTGCATCGACGAGCTTGGCGAGCTGCCCCTGAAGACACAGCGTGCATACCAGGACCAGTACATCGACGCGATCGGGTTGCCGGCGAACGTCATGGAGGTCATGGCGATCACCCAGGTCCTCGAAAAGCGTGTGATCGGCCAGTACCGCCAGCACGTGCGGTTACCGGGTATCCATCCGGCGGTCAAGCAGACCATCGAAAAAATCATGCTGGACGAACGGTGGCATATCCAGTACGTCCGCGAGGCGCTCAAGGCGATGGAGGATAAGTACGGCGCCGAGGAGATCGAGCTGACACTCAAGCGGCATACGGCCGCCGACCAGGAGGTTTATGCCAAGACCCTCGACGAGTACAGCGAGCGTATCGCCGAGTTGACCGCCACTTACCACGCAGCCGCGGAAGCTCAAGCCCGCTGA
- a CDS encoding 4'-phosphopantetheinyl transferase superfamily protein — MITLLATTTTRPLDPAVLTADESARLATLAGEQQRRQWLTSRRALRLLLGLAGLPPETARYTFPHPRISLSHTERVGAAAVVVDPTHLVTGVGIDVEPDRDADPRVARFFLDRRAQAWLATLPIAERRRQQVSLWTVKEALFKADMNNERATLRDYALVDPTAATGCAVRNLPHEEPAPGRSTVFGYTRTRLPGTGEHLCMAVAFRRPTTPTSTDAPMHSLPRRNMSTQEITFDEVAERISATLSIPLAKLTPTTTLADLAADSFMLVEAVVDLQEEFDTMFTQTQLREVTNLGELVELLQRSRVTSDA; from the coding sequence ATGATCACGCTGCTCGCCACGACAACGACTCGGCCGCTGGATCCGGCCGTGCTCACTGCCGACGAATCTGCTCGGCTTGCGACGCTTGCCGGCGAGCAGCAGCGGCGGCAGTGGCTGACCTCGCGGCGCGCGCTACGACTGCTTCTGGGATTGGCCGGGCTACCGCCAGAGACGGCGCGCTATACCTTCCCGCACCCGCGGATCTCGTTGAGCCATACCGAACGGGTCGGCGCCGCGGCAGTGGTGGTCGATCCCACCCACCTGGTGACCGGCGTCGGGATAGACGTCGAGCCGGATCGCGACGCCGATCCCCGCGTGGCCCGGTTCTTTCTCGATAGACGCGCTCAGGCTTGGCTGGCCACCCTCCCCATCGCCGAGCGTCGGCGGCAGCAGGTCAGCCTGTGGACGGTAAAGGAGGCGCTGTTCAAGGCCGACATGAACAACGAGCGTGCGACGCTACGGGATTACGCACTCGTCGATCCGACCGCGGCCACCGGCTGCGCCGTCCGGAACCTGCCGCACGAAGAGCCGGCCCCCGGTCGATCCACGGTCTTCGGATACACCCGCACCAGACTGCCCGGAACCGGGGAGCACCTCTGCATGGCGGTGGCGTTCCGTCGTCCGACAACCCCCACATCAACGGATGCACCGATGCATTCACTACCGAGGAGAAACATGTCTACACAGGAAATCACGTTCGACGAGGTCGCCGAGCGCATCAGTGCCACTCTTTCTATTCCGCTGGCCAAGCTCACGCCGACGACCACCCTGGCAGACCTGGCCGCCGACAGCTTCATGCTCGTCGAGGCGGTCGTTGACCTGCAGGAGGAGTTCGACACCATGTTCACCCAGACACAGCTCCGCGAGGTCACCAATCTCGGCGAGCTGGTTGAGCTGTTGCAGCGGTCGCGGGTGACGTCGGATGCGTGA
- a CDS encoding methyltransferase family protein produces MNTPLLVLYVVNFLVIIVTPRIFFRKDGTFNLRWWLTALPFGLCPAALVVAWVAVLAPYRPRSWDAPSELLATLLAAGSLSLLFFTLGTHRVPISLWHQVNDTPRHIVTEGAYRRIRHPFYASYLLAVTGAVVFFPYWTTIALAIYAGVVLNATAASEERRLTGSEYGAQYARYLARTGRFVPRLREPRAPISDVST; encoded by the coding sequence ATGAACACACCCCTCCTTGTTCTGTACGTCGTGAACTTCCTCGTGATCATCGTGACGCCCAGAATCTTCTTCCGGAAGGATGGCACCTTCAACCTCAGATGGTGGTTGACCGCCCTTCCATTCGGGCTGTGCCCGGCGGCACTCGTGGTGGCATGGGTGGCCGTGCTCGCCCCGTACCGACCGCGGAGCTGGGATGCTCCCTCGGAGCTACTCGCCACGCTCCTTGCGGCGGGCTCGCTCAGCCTGCTGTTTTTCACGCTGGGCACGCACCGCGTCCCGATCTCCCTGTGGCACCAGGTCAACGACACCCCGCGCCACATCGTGACCGAGGGTGCCTACCGCCGGATACGACACCCCTTCTACGCGTCGTACCTCCTCGCCGTCACCGGCGCCGTGGTGTTCTTCCCGTACTGGACGACGATTGCGCTGGCGATCTACGCCGGCGTGGTCCTGAACGCCACGGCTGCCAGCGAGGAACGCCGACTCACCGGCTCCGAATACGGGGCCCAGTACGCGCGATACCTGGCACGGACGGGCCGCTTCGTGCCTCGACTCAGGGAACCCCGCGCCCCCATCTCCGATGTGAGCACATGA
- a CDS encoding AMP-binding protein, which translates to MKGTDYQAMSMFVDWMFAPRDDRGFYLADDAGGWQRFTYRAIAKASAQVAAEYRAAGVQTGDVVCLTAPTTYDTLISLFGVWLAGATICPLPEPSFQSDQDYVDHIGAVLRRAEPAVVVTSAEIAPLMGKAMAQAGMFGSPMVVDGRAAVAGELSAAPNGLAEIALLQFTSGSTGNPQGVRVSWDNLAANFAVLRRWTRWAEGEGGASWLPLYHDMGLIGCLLPAVATQSDLWLMRPLQFIRDPGRWLSCFGPGKARHAASPSFAFAYLARRITPDRLVNFDLSAWRSVIVGAEVVDPLALAAFARFAAPAGFASTAFVPAYGLAENTLGVTSPGGGQEMLLVRPDWASMGIGEPVRILEQARFSTDWATNETGWLVGHGSPGPADGIAVRVIDEDGTPLPAGHLGEITVTGSSVALGYHGQHPDRATRFSDGVLRTGDAGFFHGGELFVVGRMGDSLKLRGRNVYVEDLDAKVAEAGPLNRDRVAVVSSMHEGRAGLVVFAEARPGSWTEKVTERLRGELGPEPHITIVTGRRGMIRRTSSGKPRRRHMWQLFSTGGLKGAVVIDTSAEHEEKSKS; encoded by the coding sequence ATGAAAGGAACGGATTACCAGGCCATGTCGATGTTCGTTGATTGGATGTTCGCGCCCCGGGACGACCGAGGGTTTTACCTGGCCGATGACGCCGGCGGCTGGCAACGCTTCACCTACCGCGCAATCGCCAAGGCGAGCGCCCAGGTGGCGGCCGAGTATCGCGCGGCCGGGGTACAGACCGGCGATGTCGTCTGCCTCACCGCGCCGACCACCTATGACACTCTGATCTCCCTTTTCGGCGTGTGGCTGGCCGGTGCGACCATCTGCCCGCTACCGGAGCCCTCCTTCCAATCCGATCAGGACTACGTCGATCACATCGGCGCGGTACTGCGCCGTGCCGAGCCCGCCGTCGTGGTCACCTCCGCGGAGATCGCGCCGTTGATGGGCAAAGCGATGGCGCAGGCCGGCATGTTTGGATCGCCGATGGTCGTCGACGGCCGGGCCGCGGTGGCGGGGGAACTGTCCGCAGCGCCGAACGGTTTGGCTGAAATCGCGCTGCTGCAGTTCACTTCCGGTTCCACCGGCAATCCACAGGGCGTACGCGTCTCCTGGGACAACCTGGCGGCGAACTTCGCCGTGCTGCGCCGCTGGACGCGGTGGGCTGAGGGGGAAGGAGGCGCCTCCTGGCTGCCGCTCTACCACGACATGGGACTGATCGGGTGCCTGCTGCCCGCCGTCGCCACGCAATCGGATTTGTGGCTGATGCGCCCACTTCAGTTCATCAGGGATCCCGGCCGATGGCTGTCATGCTTTGGACCCGGCAAGGCCCGGCATGCCGCGTCGCCGTCGTTCGCGTTTGCCTACCTCGCCCGGCGCATCACCCCCGACCGCTTGGTGAATTTCGACCTGTCCGCATGGCGCAGCGTCATCGTCGGGGCGGAAGTCGTCGATCCCTTGGCTCTGGCCGCGTTTGCGCGGTTCGCGGCGCCGGCTGGGTTCGCGTCCACCGCATTCGTCCCTGCTTACGGGCTTGCCGAGAACACGCTTGGCGTTACGTCGCCCGGCGGCGGTCAAGAGATGTTGCTGGTGCGCCCGGACTGGGCCTCCATGGGGATCGGCGAGCCGGTACGGATCCTCGAGCAGGCCCGGTTCAGCACCGATTGGGCCACGAACGAAACCGGCTGGCTGGTCGGACACGGGAGTCCCGGACCGGCGGACGGTATCGCGGTCCGAGTGATCGACGAGGACGGCACACCGTTGCCAGCCGGCCACCTGGGAGAGATCACGGTCACCGGTTCGTCAGTGGCTCTGGGCTATCACGGCCAGCATCCGGATCGGGCAACACGGTTCTCGGACGGGGTGTTGCGCACCGGGGACGCGGGCTTCTTCCACGGGGGCGAACTGTTCGTCGTCGGCCGGATGGGGGACAGCCTCAAACTCCGGGGCCGCAATGTCTACGTGGAGGATCTCGACGCAAAAGTGGCCGAGGCGGGGCCGCTCAACCGCGACCGGGTAGCGGTGGTGAGCAGCATGCACGAGGGTCGGGCGGGTCTGGTGGTGTTCGCCGAGGCCCGCCCGGGTTCGTGGACCGAAAAGGTGACCGAACGGCTGCGCGGCGAACTCGGCCCGGAGCCGCACATCACCATCGTGACCGGCCGCAGGGGCATGATCCGACGCACCTCCAGCGGCAAACCCCGACGTCGTCATATGTGGCAGCTGTTCTCCACGGGCGGGCTCAAGGGCGCAGTTGTCATCGACACCTCGGCCGAGCACGAGGAGAAATCAAAGTCATGA
- a CDS encoding SDR family NAD(P)-dependent oxidoreductase encodes MNNSAPVLITGCSSGVGRASALRFLRAGHPVYATARRPETLTALVEQGAVGLRLDVTDEESMVAAVKRVEADHGAVGILVNNAAYGLQGAVEAVLLDDLRAQFETNVFGLVRLTQLVLPGMRARRCGRIINLSSMGGHFTLPGSFGVHASKHAVESISDGLRMEMRPFGIKVVIVEPGPIDTSFGETLNASLPPRTGDGTYDRFHAEVAARIDAAYEPKARNFVLGADQVAKTIVRAAHTRRPRTRYPVGAFAKFAVSMSQLMPAAVVDAFIRSQFPVPKPQ; translated from the coding sequence ATGAACAACAGCGCGCCAGTGTTGATCACCGGCTGTTCGTCGGGTGTGGGTCGGGCCAGCGCGCTGCGCTTCCTGCGCGCCGGGCATCCGGTCTACGCGACCGCGCGCCGTCCGGAGACGCTCACCGCCCTCGTCGAGCAGGGTGCCGTCGGCCTGCGGCTCGATGTCACCGACGAGGAATCGATGGTCGCGGCGGTCAAACGCGTCGAGGCCGACCACGGCGCGGTCGGCATCCTGGTCAATAACGCGGCCTACGGGTTGCAGGGCGCTGTCGAGGCCGTACTGCTCGACGACCTTCGTGCGCAGTTTGAGACCAACGTGTTCGGACTGGTCCGCCTGACACAGCTCGTCCTGCCCGGCATGCGTGCCCGGCGCTGCGGCCGGATCATCAATCTCTCCTCGATGGGCGGACACTTCACGCTGCCCGGCTCGTTCGGCGTGCACGCGTCAAAGCATGCGGTGGAGTCGATATCCGACGGCCTCCGAATGGAGATGCGTCCGTTCGGCATCAAGGTTGTCATCGTCGAGCCGGGTCCGATCGACACCTCGTTCGGCGAGACGCTCAACGCCAGCCTCCCCCCTCGCACCGGCGACGGCACCTACGACCGTTTCCACGCGGAGGTTGCAGCCCGGATCGACGCCGCCTACGAGCCGAAGGCCAGGAACTTCGTGCTCGGCGCCGACCAGGTCGCCAAGACCATCGTTAGGGCCGCGCATACCCGCCGGCCTCGGACCCGGTACCCGGTCGGGGCCTTTGCCAAATTCGCAGTCTCGATGAGCCAGCTGATGCCGGCAGCGGTCGTCGACGCATTCATTCGGTCACAGTTCCCCGTACCAAAGCCGCAATAG
- a CDS encoding condensation domain-containing protein, with translation MSERIPFNRVDTGIFHFDQAPDLWSCHFEVRVAGRLDPDRLAAAALEAVRRHPMARARMAPFGPMTRALHWLIDDEVAAVPLEIVDCTTDAQVEAARVRLLNWRIDLRVGPPLALTLAHHPDGDHLIMNMSHVVGDGVSVYRLMSSICRVYTGSDDPQPVLPLAEARNLRGHIGWRTLADARTRLRAIARHLSDARNDPAVSLAVDGGSEGVQGQDVHTLRFDRDEAARIAARRVKPATINDLLLAALAVTIRRFNDQRGVAPGRISLLMPINLRPAEWGTELVSNIESMVPVRVPEYAQSDIVTAQAAVAERTAQLKKQRLAGTMVDVLGMAGIWPAGLRHAAVRWALGLPGAETGVLSNLANLSQPFDFGPGAGVATELWASGPACTQLGTSVAVATMNGEIFLTLRYCRTQFDAEGAAQFAASLREVLLGEPAPGLAASVDRGIPHPMPG, from the coding sequence ATGTCAGAGCGAATCCCGTTCAACCGAGTCGACACGGGGATCTTCCATTTCGACCAGGCGCCCGATCTCTGGAGCTGCCACTTCGAGGTGCGCGTGGCAGGACGACTGGACCCGGACCGCCTCGCCGCCGCCGCGCTCGAGGCGGTCCGGCGCCACCCGATGGCTCGCGCCCGGATGGCACCCTTCGGGCCCATGACACGGGCGCTGCATTGGTTGATCGACGACGAGGTCGCGGCGGTTCCACTCGAGATCGTCGACTGCACGACTGACGCCCAGGTCGAGGCGGCACGCGTGCGCCTGCTGAACTGGCGGATCGACCTGCGCGTCGGCCCCCCGCTTGCGCTGACGCTCGCCCACCACCCTGACGGCGACCACCTGATCATGAACATGAGCCACGTGGTGGGCGACGGAGTCAGCGTCTACCGGTTGATGTCATCGATCTGCCGCGTCTACACGGGCAGTGACGACCCACAGCCGGTCCTTCCGCTTGCCGAGGCACGCAACCTGCGCGGGCACATCGGATGGCGAACCCTAGCCGATGCCCGGACCCGGCTGCGTGCCATCGCGCGACACCTTTCCGACGCCCGCAACGACCCCGCCGTGTCTTTGGCCGTCGACGGCGGTTCGGAGGGCGTCCAGGGACAGGATGTCCACACGCTCCGGTTCGACCGCGACGAGGCCGCCCGCATCGCCGCTCGCCGGGTGAAGCCGGCGACGATCAACGACCTGCTGCTGGCTGCCCTGGCCGTCACGATCCGCCGCTTCAATGACCAGCGGGGCGTGGCCCCGGGACGGATCTCGTTATTGATGCCGATCAACCTGCGACCCGCCGAGTGGGGCACTGAGCTCGTCTCCAACATCGAGTCGATGGTTCCGGTGCGCGTTCCCGAGTACGCACAGTCCGACATCGTCACGGCTCAGGCAGCGGTCGCCGAGCGCACCGCGCAGCTGAAGAAGCAGCGGCTGGCAGGCACGATGGTCGACGTCCTCGGCATGGCCGGCATCTGGCCAGCGGGTCTGCGTCACGCGGCCGTCCGTTGGGCACTCGGTCTGCCGGGGGCCGAGACGGGGGTGCTGAGTAATCTGGCCAACCTGTCCCAGCCCTTCGACTTCGGGCCCGGGGCGGGTGTGGCGACCGAGCTGTGGGCCTCGGGGCCGGCCTGCACGCAGTTAGGCACCAGCGTGGCGGTCGCCACAATGAACGGCGAGATTTTCCTGACACTGCGCTACTGCCGCACCCAGTTCGACGCCGAGGGCGCAGCGCAATTCGCCGCGAGTCTGCGGGAGGTCCTGCTCGGCGAACCCGCACCGGGACTCGCCGCGAGCGTTGATCGAGGCATACCGCATCCGATGCCGGGCTGA
- a CDS encoding MMPL family transporter — MIFTKLSALAQRAPRIIIATAALLLLAAGIFGAPVSAQLPAGGYDDPGSESAKAQAILANDFHAGGMPIVFEITDPSGVDAPAARACAQNVLEALHNSRYVQQISSYWSTSLSEPPEPAIAASLVSSDHRTGLIVAQIAGSDSDAPQRAHDIANPIVGTHGGVTVKPGGQAIAYYDVNRQLRKDLTTIEAIAMPLCFVVLVWIFGSALAAILPIAVAVFAIEVTTAALRALSMFTSVSVFALNLASALCIALAIDYTLFIINRYREELASGKTPRQAMAVTMNTAGRTVTYSAVTVALSLVAMTIFPMYFLRSLAYAGLIGVSLCLIGALVVAPALLTLLGDRIDKWDLRKPAYRLIGREAPKHKAPQETFFYRSAVFAMRHAVPVVLLVTTLYVILGIPALGIKVAYPDDRMLPTTAQARQAGDTMRESFPQSGNAIRIVIPSREPASAVSGYALRLSRVTDVVSVAAPDGTYVNGKQVSTDTYGAAQAKGATYLTVSSSLDPYSAAGKAQLADLKHIEAPAPTLFGGVAQQNIDDVNAIVNKVPLAFILIAATTLLLVFLLTGSILLPIKALVMNVLSLTAAFGAMVWIFQDGHLGGFGTTATGHINAEFIPFIFGVAFGLSMDYEVFVLSRVREEWLNNDRGSGANERAVALGLARTGRIVTAAATVMAIVFVATITSQVQAERMLGTGLAITVLLDAFLIRTILIPAFMRLLGRANWWAPTPLSRWHTRWGLTDEPRRAAPQPFEEIGQAV, encoded by the coding sequence ATGATCTTCACGAAGTTGAGCGCGCTCGCCCAGCGCGCTCCGCGAATCATCATCGCAACAGCAGCGTTACTTCTTTTGGCCGCAGGCATTTTCGGCGCGCCGGTGAGCGCACAACTGCCTGCCGGCGGGTATGACGATCCGGGGTCGGAGTCGGCGAAGGCTCAAGCAATTCTGGCCAACGACTTTCACGCCGGTGGCATGCCGATCGTCTTCGAGATCACCGATCCCAGCGGGGTGGACGCTCCTGCTGCACGCGCTTGTGCCCAGAATGTGCTTGAAGCGCTGCATAATTCGCGATACGTGCAGCAGATCAGCTCTTACTGGTCGACGTCGCTATCCGAGCCACCCGAGCCGGCGATCGCCGCATCGCTCGTCAGCAGTGATCACCGCACCGGCCTGATCGTCGCGCAGATCGCCGGCTCGGATAGCGATGCACCGCAGCGAGCTCACGACATCGCGAATCCCATCGTGGGCACCCACGGCGGTGTCACCGTGAAGCCCGGCGGTCAAGCAATCGCCTATTACGACGTCAATCGGCAGTTACGCAAGGACCTGACAACGATCGAAGCCATTGCGATGCCACTGTGTTTCGTTGTCCTGGTGTGGATTTTCGGCAGCGCGCTAGCCGCGATACTTCCCATTGCCGTGGCCGTCTTCGCGATAGAAGTAACAACCGCGGCGTTGCGAGCCCTATCCATGTTCACCAGTGTGTCGGTTTTCGCGCTTAACCTGGCCTCCGCCTTATGCATTGCTCTGGCGATCGATTACACCTTGTTCATCATTAACCGATATCGCGAAGAACTCGCCAGCGGTAAGACCCCCAGGCAGGCGATGGCGGTCACAATGAACACCGCAGGACGCACCGTCACCTATTCCGCGGTCACGGTAGCGCTGTCACTGGTGGCCATGACCATATTCCCGATGTACTTCTTACGTTCACTGGCTTACGCCGGACTCATCGGTGTGTCGCTGTGCTTGATCGGTGCCCTAGTGGTTGCGCCGGCGTTGTTAACGCTTCTCGGTGACCGCATCGACAAGTGGGACCTCCGCAAGCCCGCGTATCGGTTGATTGGTCGAGAGGCTCCGAAACACAAGGCGCCGCAGGAAACGTTCTTCTACCGAAGCGCCGTCTTCGCGATGCGCCACGCGGTACCGGTCGTGCTGCTGGTTACCACCTTGTACGTCATCCTCGGTATCCCAGCCCTCGGGATCAAGGTCGCTTACCCGGATGACCGGATGTTGCCGACCACCGCGCAAGCCCGTCAAGCAGGCGACACGATGCGAGAGTCATTTCCTCAGTCCGGCAATGCGATCCGGATCGTGATCCCATCCCGCGAACCGGCCTCGGCTGTGAGCGGATATGCGCTGCGGCTGTCGCGAGTGACCGACGTCGTTTCTGTCGCCGCACCGGACGGGACCTACGTCAACGGCAAACAGGTGAGCACCGACACCTACGGCGCAGCACAAGCCAAGGGTGCAACCTATCTGACCGTCTCGAGTTCACTCGATCCCTACTCCGCTGCCGGCAAGGCTCAACTCGCTGACCTCAAACACATCGAGGCGCCCGCGCCGACCCTGTTCGGAGGAGTTGCACAGCAGAACATCGATGATGTCAACGCAATAGTGAACAAAGTACCTCTCGCGTTCATTTTGATTGCGGCAACAACCTTGTTACTCGTATTCCTACTCACCGGAAGCATCCTGCTGCCGATCAAAGCGCTTGTTATGAATGTGCTGTCGTTGACTGCCGCGTTCGGCGCGATGGTCTGGATTTTCCAGGACGGCCATCTTGGCGGCTTCGGCACAACGGCCACAGGCCACATAAACGCCGAATTCATTCCGTTTATCTTCGGCGTCGCCTTCGGTCTGTCCATGGACTACGAAGTGTTCGTATTGTCTCGCGTCCGCGAAGAATGGCTCAACAACGACCGCGGGTCCGGCGCCAACGAGCGTGCGGTAGCACTCGGATTGGCGCGGACGGGCAGGATCGTGACCGCGGCCGCAACGGTGATGGCGATCGTTTTCGTCGCAACCATCACATCGCAGGTGCAGGCGGAGCGAATGTTGGGGACCGGACTGGCGATCACCGTCCTTTTGGACGCATTCCTGATCCGAACGATCCTCATACCAGCCTTCATGAGACTCCTAGGACGCGCGAACTGGTGGGCACCGACGCCACTGAGTCGATGGCACACCAGGTGGGGACTCACGGACGAGCCGCGCCGCGCCGCGCCCCAACCCTTCGAAGAGATTGGTCAGGCCGTATGA
- a CDS encoding cytochrome P450: MRQRLNWVAQHGFLRGAVRLGVRLGDLQSRLLADPMVKANPAPFCDELRAIGPLASSYGSHLAVDHAVVHELLRSEDFEVFSLGSNLPAQAPLRWLERRTRDDELLHPLLPPSMLAVEPPDHTRYRKAVSSVFTAKAVAALRDRITETASALLDQLTDQPTAVDIINRYCSQLPVAVIGDILGVPDHDRSRILEFGELAAPSLDFGLSWRQYQQMQRGLKGLLFWLTEHLEKLRSNPGDDLMSQLIQASESGPAETRLTAMEVRAIAGLVLGAGFETTVNLLGNGIQTLLDAPEQRDALNQRPQLWPNAVEEILRLESPIQLTGRIARKNVEVAGAAVKRGQLVVLYLAAANRDPSVFADPHRFDVARANANRHLTFAGGRHFCLGAALARAEGEIGLRMFFERFPDARAAGSGSRRETRTLRGWSQLPVRLGTARTAVVQ; encoded by the coding sequence TTGCGGCAGAGACTGAACTGGGTTGCGCAGCATGGGTTCCTCCGCGGGGCCGTGCGGCTTGGAGTCCGGCTGGGCGACCTGCAGTCCCGGCTGCTCGCGGATCCCATGGTTAAGGCAAACCCGGCGCCGTTTTGCGACGAATTGCGGGCCATCGGCCCCCTGGCGTCGAGCTACGGCAGCCACCTCGCCGTTGATCATGCGGTCGTCCACGAGCTGCTGCGGTCCGAAGACTTCGAGGTGTTCTCGCTCGGATCGAACTTGCCGGCGCAGGCGCCACTGCGCTGGCTAGAGCGCCGCACTCGGGACGACGAGCTACTCCATCCGCTGCTGCCGCCGTCAATGCTGGCCGTTGAGCCGCCGGATCACACGCGTTATCGCAAGGCAGTGTCTTCGGTGTTCACGGCGAAAGCAGTGGCCGCATTACGCGATCGCATCACAGAGACTGCGTCGGCGCTGTTGGATCAGCTCACTGACCAGCCGACCGCCGTTGACATCATCAACCGTTACTGCTCGCAACTCCCGGTCGCGGTCATCGGCGACATCTTGGGCGTGCCCGATCACGACCGAAGCCGCATTCTTGAGTTCGGTGAGCTGGCAGCGCCCAGCTTGGATTTTGGGCTGTCCTGGCGTCAGTACCAGCAGATGCAGCGAGGGCTCAAAGGACTCCTGTTCTGGCTCACCGAGCACCTCGAGAAACTGCGGTCTAACCCCGGCGACGATCTGATGAGTCAGCTGATCCAAGCCTCTGAAAGTGGCCCCGCGGAAACACGTCTCACAGCAATGGAAGTGCGGGCAATCGCTGGGCTGGTGTTGGGCGCCGGCTTCGAAACAACGGTGAACCTGTTGGGCAATGGGATACAGACATTGTTGGACGCGCCCGAACAGCGGGACGCGCTGAACCAGCGCCCGCAGCTCTGGCCCAACGCGGTCGAGGAGATCCTGCGGTTGGAGTCACCGATTCAGCTCACCGGGCGAATAGCTCGCAAGAACGTCGAGGTGGCGGGTGCGGCCGTCAAGCGAGGCCAGCTGGTGGTGCTCTATTTGGCGGCGGCCAACCGGGATCCGTCAGTGTTCGCCGATCCGCACCGCTTTGACGTCGCACGCGCCAACGCCAACCGACATCTCACATTCGCCGGTGGTCGCCACTTCTGCCTGGGTGCCGCACTTGCCCGCGCCGAAGGCGAAATCGGATTGCGAATGTTCTTCGAGCGCTTCCCCGATGCGCGTGCGGCAGGCTCAGGAAGTAGACGGGAGACCCGAACTCTGCGGGGTTGGTCGCAGCTGCCGGTGCGGTTGGGAACTGCACGGACGGCGGTTGTCCAATGA